From a single Miscanthus floridulus cultivar M001 chromosome 8, ASM1932011v1, whole genome shotgun sequence genomic region:
- the LOC136476739 gene encoding serine/threonine-protein kinase D6PK-like, producing MDGAPELAAAKNVLEEQKASHRRQESSASMLDKGPSSVCSDCGVLDEPPTPHGDSGEVKDIQSLDCSGGNQEKNTSQKSSMSESFASAKASDGANSLRKTSGSAKISDRADFPESGKSSMCRPSAGSNISDESSCSSMSSSTTKPHKGSDSRWEAIRVIRSRDGILGLSHFRLLKKLGCGDIGSVYLSELNGTKSYFAMKVMDKGSLASRKKLLRAQTEREILQSLDHPFLPTLYTHFETDKFSCLVMEFCPGGDLHTLRQRQPGKYFSEQAAKFYVAEVLLALEYLHMLGIIYRDLKPENVLVREDGHIMLSDFDLSLRCDVSPTVVKSANPGPDALQRSNQAYCVQPACIEPSCIQPACVAPTTCFGPRFFSSKSKSKKEKKPKPKPEIVNQVSPLPELIAEPTDARSMSFVGTHEYLAPEIIKGEGHGSAVDWWTFGIFLYELLFGKTPFKGSGNRATLFNVVGQPLRFPESPIVSFSARDLIRGLLVKDPQHRLGYKRGTTEIKQHPFFEGMNWALIRCASPPDVPKPVELDRPPKPAPANDRVAPAANQKGPDNFLEFEFF from the exons ATGGACGGGGCGCCGGAGCTTGCTGCCGCTAAGAATGTCTTGGAGGAACAAAAGGCCTCCCATCGGCGGCAAGAGTCTTCTGCGTCAATGCTGGACAAGGGTCCTTCCAGTGTTTGCTCAGACTGCGGTGTCCTGGACGAGCCGCCAACCCCGCACGGCGATTCTGGGGAAGTGAAGGATATCCAGAGCTTGGACTGCAGTGGTGGTAATCAGGAGAAGAATACGTCGCAGAAGAGCAGCATGAGTGAGAGCTTTGCTTCTGCCAAGGCCAGCGATGGGGCCAACAGCCTGAGGAAGACCAGCGGCAGTGCTAAGATCAGCGACCGGGCTGATTTTCCAGAGAGTGGAAAGAGTAGCATGTGCCGCCCGAGCGCGGGCAGCAACATCAGCGATGAGAGCTCGTGCAGCAGCATGAGCAGCAGCACGACGAAGCCGCACAAGGGGAGTGATTCTAGGTGGGAAGCCATCCGAGTGATAAGGTCGAGGGATGGCATCTTGGGTTTGAGCCACTTTAGGCTGCTTAAGAAGCTGGGCTGTGGTGATATTGGCAGCGTGTACCTCTCTGAATTGAATGGCACGAAGAGTTACTTTGCCATGAAGGTCATGGACAAAGGGTCATTGGCGAGCCGGAAGAAGCTTCTTCGAGCGCAGACAGAGCGGGAGATACTGCAATCTTTGGACCATCCGTTTCTTCCTACACTGTATACCCACTTCGAGACAGATAAATTCTCATGTTTGGTGATGGAGTTCTGTCCAGGAGGGGACCTGCACACCCTTCGACAAAGGCAGCCTGGAAAATACTTTTCAGAGCAAGCAGCCAA GTTCTATGTAGCTGAAGTTCTCCTCGCACTGGAGTACCTGCATATGCTTGGGATTATATACCGTGATCTGAAGCCGGAGAACGTCCTTGTTCGGGAGGATGGGCACATCATGCTCTCTGATTTTGACCTCTCACTTCGTTGTGACGTAAGCCCTACTGTTGTCAAGTCTGCCAACCCTGGACCAGATGCGCTGCAGAGGAGCAACCAAGCATACTGTGTGCAGCCTGCTTGTATCGAGCCATCCTGCATCCAGCCCGCGTGTGTTGCTCCGACTACTTGCTTTGGTCCCCGTTTTTTCTCCTCCAAATCCAAgtccaagaaggagaagaagccaAAGCCGAAGCCTGAGATTGTCAACCAAGTTAGCCCACTGCCCGAGCTCATTGCGGAGCCGACCGATGCTCGCTCTATGTCATTTGTTGGCACCCATGAGTACTTGGCACCAGAAATAATCAAGGGAGAAGGCCATGGCAGTGCTGTGGATTGGTGGACCTTTGGTATATTCCTTTACGAGCTCCTATTTGGTAAGACCCCTTTCAAGGGGTCAGGAAACCGGGCTACACTCTTCAACGTTGTTGGTCAGCCCCTGCGGTTCCCAGAGTCTCCAATTGTGAGTTTCTCAGCTAGGGACTTGATAAGAGGATTGCTGGTCAAAGACCCGCAGCATCGTCTTGGCTACAAACGAGGGACTACAGAGATCAAGCAGCACCCGTTCTTTGAGGGCATGAATTGGGCGTTGATACGGTGTGCAAGCCCTCCAGATGTACCAAAGCCTGTTGAGCTGGATCGCCCACCGAAGCCGGCCCCAGCTAATGATAGGGTTGCTCCAGCCGCCAACCAGAAGGGCCCAGATAACTTTCTGGAGTTTGAattcttctag